Proteins encoded together in one Prochlorococcus marinus str. MIT 9211 window:
- a CDS encoding TVP38/TMEM64 family protein, whose translation MKEMLRNKSIYQYLLLISVVLLLIYSHYLFDEGFINNFIQDSHVKFANAGILTALLIFFLRFISIVIPILPGTYCSILAGYFYGIETGLSLIFAADFISCATSFLISRKLGRGVVRTILGSNQMKRVESISQKYLEKNFFLMTGLLMTQFFDFVCYAIGLTKVKWSKFFPALIISIIISDAPFVSGGSALKNIGIVSLSELLNGDVQVLKGPELTIFIGSVAAIFSLGVLSNFLNKDANFHQKDEP comes from the coding sequence TTTATCAATACCTATTGCTAATATCTGTAGTATTATTATTGATTTATAGCCATTATCTTTTTGATGAAGGGTTCATTAATAATTTTATTCAAGACAGTCACGTCAAGTTTGCTAATGCTGGAATTCTTACTGCATTATTAATATTCTTTTTGAGGTTTATCAGTATTGTAATTCCAATATTGCCTGGGACATACTGTTCTATTCTGGCAGGGTATTTTTATGGAATTGAGACAGGCTTATCGCTTATATTTGCAGCTGATTTTATTTCATGTGCGACTTCTTTCTTGATCTCGAGAAAGCTAGGCAGGGGTGTCGTAAGAACAATTTTGGGATCGAATCAAATGAAAAGAGTGGAGTCAATAAGTCAGAAATATTTAGAGAAGAACTTCTTTTTAATGACTGGTTTATTGATGACGCAATTCTTTGACTTTGTTTGTTATGCGATAGGTCTAACAAAGGTAAAATGGAGTAAATTCTTCCCAGCCCTAATTATAAGTATAATTATATCAGATGCTCCTTTTGTTTCAGGTGGGTCTGCGCTTAAGAATATAGGGATTGTAAGTCTAAGTGAATTATTAAATGGTGATGTTCAGGTACTTAAAGGGCCGGAATTGACAATCTTTATAGGTTCCGTTGCCGCTATATTTTCTCTTGGTGTTTTGAGTAATTTTCTCAATAAAGATGCTAATTTCCATCAAAAGGATGAACCTTAA
- a CDS encoding HupE/UreJ family protein has protein sequence MRLHLIRKTLASSGIFLLLLLLGHNKSAFAHHPFEMGGTSQLSTLQGLLSGIGHPLLGPDHLIFMLAIAFVGLRKPKKWCLNLIAVGLGGSAFSQVLPLPDLLEPWAEALVSLSLAIEGLIILKYLSSQWLLPMFSLHGYLLGSTIIGAEPTPLISYFLGLLIAQGALLLIVTGVSQRVISLIGENGKILNAGILIGIGVAFSCVALVY, from the coding sequence ATGCGGCTACACCTGATACGAAAAACTTTGGCATCATCAGGAATATTCCTTTTATTACTCTTGCTTGGTCACAACAAATCAGCTTTTGCTCATCACCCTTTTGAAATGGGAGGCACCTCTCAATTATCAACATTGCAAGGATTGTTAAGTGGAATTGGACATCCATTACTTGGACCTGATCACTTAATTTTTATGTTGGCAATTGCCTTTGTTGGCTTACGAAAACCTAAGAAATGGTGTTTAAACCTAATTGCTGTTGGTCTAGGTGGAAGCGCATTCTCACAAGTGCTCCCTTTACCTGATTTACTAGAACCTTGGGCTGAAGCACTTGTCTCATTATCCTTAGCTATAGAAGGCTTAATTATTCTCAAATATCTCAGTTCACAATGGCTCCTGCCTATGTTCTCCTTGCACGGCTACTTACTTGGGAGCACAATCATTGGAGCCGAACCTACGCCTTTAATCAGCTATTTTTTAGGACTGCTTATCGCCCAAGGCGCTCTACTGCTAATAGTTACAGGAGTATCTCAAAGAGTCATTAGTTTGATCGGAGAAAATGGGAAAATATTAAATGCTGGAATATTAATTGGGATAGGAGTTGCTTTCTCTTGCGTAGCTCTAGTATATTAA
- a CDS encoding DUF7326 family protein: protein MRSGSMKDEAISFKDLSKAQLDALKDLYIDSRVDSMPEIELRKFVKEVLDLQVRGTVGNEEEREVWKEMKDHFEENFEEKIKAVIKDKGSEEVVLPPEEEEFKKRLEVLEQRKKEDSEKNVDMW from the coding sequence ATGCGTAGCGGCAGCATGAAGGACGAAGCAATCTCTTTTAAGGATCTAAGCAAAGCGCAATTGGATGCTCTTAAGGATCTCTATATTGATAGTCGTGTGGACTCAATGCCTGAGATTGAGCTCAGAAAGTTTGTAAAAGAAGTGCTTGATCTTCAAGTGAGAGGTACTGTTGGGAATGAGGAAGAAAGAGAAGTTTGGAAAGAAATGAAAGATCACTTTGAGGAAAACTTTGAGGAAAAAATCAAAGCAGTCATCAAAGATAAGGGATCAGAAGAAGTAGTCCTGCCTCCGGAGGAAGAAGAATTCAAAAAGAGACTTGAAGTATTGGAGCAACGAAAGAAAGAAGACAGTGAGAAGAATGTTGATATGTGGTAA
- the psbF gene encoding cytochrome b559 subunit beta, long form, with product MLFKILLVISPILISIISTIIWLSVWGVLKWDNKTLPGFPNVENIQDWEDSGVIPNNRPSGGYPVFTVRTLAVNALGIPTVFFLGAIFAMQFIRRGLFVG from the coding sequence ATGCTTTTTAAAATTCTATTAGTAATCTCGCCAATATTAATCTCAATAATTTCAACCATAATATGGCTTTCTGTTTGGGGAGTATTGAAATGGGATAACAAAACTCTCCCTGGGTTCCCAAATGTTGAGAATATTCAAGACTGGGAGGATAGCGGTGTCATCCCTAACAATCGACCTAGTGGAGGGTATCCAGTCTTCACTGTAAGAACTCTTGCTGTAAATGCATTAGGGATTCCTACTGTTTTCTTTTTAGGAGCAATATTTGCAATGCAATTCATTAGAAGGGGACTCTTTGTAGGGTAA
- a CDS encoding tyrosine-type recombinase/integrase: MATIRRSGKGWQALIRKKQYQGPKAKTFSSKSQAQLWANAVEGSLKRPTQLDQPPPQILKEAIDLYIDGPLQKHRSGHNEQYPLRAMANSWMGGVLLSEMSIRHFALWRDERLLKVKPNTVMRELRILRVLLDWAKDEQGCLLKSNPARELKVRGTHDARIPHLTKQQEQDLLQQLAQAKNPNHLRLTQLALATGMRRSELLSMKWDDLDLDLRLVCLTRKDCAAQGMQRSERLVPLSPQAVELLAQYPKEQQHIIGLSSGSARHGFDRARKAAGLNQLRFHDLRHIAISKMWAEGMNALQISAISGHKDLRMLMRYSHYQLGYGGK, translated from the coding sequence ATGGCAACCATTCGAAGAAGCGGCAAAGGCTGGCAAGCACTCATTAGAAAGAAGCAATATCAAGGACCAAAAGCCAAAACATTTAGCTCAAAAAGCCAAGCGCAGTTGTGGGCGAATGCTGTTGAAGGGTCTCTCAAAAGGCCAACCCAATTAGACCAGCCGCCACCGCAAATTCTCAAAGAGGCTATTGACCTGTATATCGATGGGCCACTGCAAAAACACCGCAGTGGTCATAACGAACAATATCCCTTAAGAGCAATGGCTAATAGCTGGATGGGAGGTGTTCTGCTTAGTGAAATGTCAATCCGGCATTTTGCTCTTTGGAGAGACGAACGACTGCTCAAAGTCAAACCCAACACAGTGATGAGAGAACTCAGGATCTTGCGGGTTCTGCTCGATTGGGCCAAAGATGAACAAGGATGCCTGCTCAAGAGCAACCCTGCACGGGAACTCAAAGTCAGAGGGACCCATGACGCCAGAATTCCTCATCTCACCAAACAACAAGAGCAAGATTTACTCCAGCAATTAGCTCAAGCCAAAAATCCCAATCATCTGCGCTTAACGCAGCTGGCACTAGCAACTGGAATGCGACGCTCTGAACTACTTTCAATGAAATGGGATGATTTAGACCTCGATCTAAGACTTGTTTGCCTAACAAGAAAAGATTGCGCCGCCCAGGGAATGCAAAGGAGTGAACGCTTAGTACCACTATCTCCACAAGCCGTTGAGCTCCTCGCTCAATATCCAAAAGAGCAACAACACATCATTGGACTGAGCTCTGGTTCTGCACGTCACGGATTTGATCGAGCGAGAAAAGCTGCTGGATTGAATCAACTCCGATTTCATGACCTGCGCCATATCGCCATCAGCAAGATGTGGGCTGAAGGTATGAATGCCCTCCAAATATCAGCAATTAGTGGGCATAAAGATCTACGAATGTTGATGCGCTATAGCCATTATCAACTGGGGTATGGGGGCAAATGA